The following coding sequences are from one Magnetovibrio sp. PR-2 window:
- a CDS encoding SHOCT domain-containing protein yields MWNEGSYPHMMGGFGFGDGSWWLPMGFHGLFSLLIIGLLIYGIVLAVRSFTNGHTTNPALDALGSRYAAGELNREEYLQKKKDIED; encoded by the coding sequence ATGTGGAACGAAGGCTCTTACCCGCACATGATGGGTGGTTTTGGATTTGGCGATGGTAGCTGGTGGTTGCCCATGGGATTCCATGGCCTCTTTTCTCTGCTGATCATCGGACTGCTGATCTATGGCATCGTACTTGCTGTGCGCAGTTTCACCAATGGCCACACCACAAACCCGGCACTTGATGCACTTGGGTCACGCTACGCCGCCGGTGAACTGAACCGCGAGGAGTATCTGCAAAAGAAAAAGGATATCGAAGACTAA